One part of the Streptomyces lydicus genome encodes these proteins:
- a CDS encoding glycosyltransferase has protein sequence MRVLLMAYGSRGDVEPLVAVAVQLRDLGVEVRMCTPPDFAELFDSVGLPLVPIGEPVRPFVKGVLTGKTKAPAEGLPARAAAMTATTYEAVVTAAEGCDVILATGLLPAAAGARTAAEYLGIPYVFVAYFPAYLPSPHHPPFERPGRPFPPGVTDNRTLWDLDAETMNVLFGTGLNTHRASIGLPPVGHFRDYVLTDRPWLATDPVLSPWQEPADLDVVQTGAWFRTDDRPLPADVEAFLHAGEPPVYVGFGSIPLRDADDVARAAVEAVRARGRRVLLSRGWADLAAADGQGDCFAVGEVNHHALFPRVAAVVHHGGAGTTTTAARAGAPQVVVPQLADQPYWAGRVADLGIGAAHDGPNPTFESLSAGLAVALAPEARARAAAVAGTIRTDGATVAAKLLLDKRG, from the coding sequence ATGCGCGTGCTGTTGATGGCCTACGGGTCGCGCGGAGACGTCGAGCCGCTGGTGGCGGTCGCGGTGCAGCTGCGGGACCTCGGAGTGGAGGTGCGGATGTGCACGCCTCCGGACTTCGCGGAGTTGTTCGACTCCGTCGGCCTGCCGCTGGTGCCGATCGGCGAGCCGGTGCGCCCCTTCGTGAAGGGGGTGCTCACCGGGAAGACGAAGGCTCCCGCGGAGGGGCTGCCCGCACGCGCGGCCGCGATGACCGCCACGACGTACGAGGCGGTCGTCACGGCCGCCGAGGGATGCGACGTGATCCTGGCGACCGGCCTGCTCCCGGCCGCGGCCGGCGCGCGGACGGCAGCCGAGTACCTGGGCATCCCTTACGTGTTCGTCGCCTACTTCCCCGCCTACCTGCCCTCGCCGCACCACCCGCCGTTCGAGCGGCCGGGCCGGCCGTTCCCGCCAGGCGTGACCGACAACCGAACGCTGTGGGACCTGGACGCCGAGACCATGAACGTGCTGTTCGGGACCGGTCTCAACACCCACCGGGCATCCATCGGCCTGCCGCCGGTGGGCCACTTCCGCGATTACGTCCTCACCGACCGCCCCTGGTTGGCCACCGACCCGGTCCTCAGCCCGTGGCAGGAGCCGGCGGACCTCGACGTGGTGCAGACCGGCGCCTGGTTCCGGACGGACGACCGCCCGCTGCCGGCCGACGTGGAGGCGTTCCTCCACGCCGGCGAACCGCCGGTGTACGTGGGGTTCGGCAGCATCCCCCTGCGCGACGCAGACGATGTGGCCCGGGCGGCCGTCGAGGCGGTCCGGGCGCGGGGCCGCCGCGTGCTCCTCTCCCGCGGCTGGGCCGACCTGGCCGCGGCCGACGGCCAGGGCGACTGCTTCGCCGTCGGCGAGGTCAATCACCACGCCCTGTTCCCGCGGGTCGCCGCCGTCGTTCACCACGGCGGCGCGGGCACCACGACCACGGCCGCCCGGGCCGGTGCGCCCCAGGTGGTCGTACCCCAGCTGGCGGACCAGCCGTACTGGGCCGGCCGGGTGGCCGACCTCGGCATCGGCGCGGCACACGACGGCCCGAACCCGACCTTCGAGTCCCTGTCGGCCGGGCTCGCCGTCGCCCTGGCTCCCGAGGCCCGGGCCCGGGCAGCCGCGGTGGCCGGCACGATCCGCACCGACGGCGCGACGGTGGCCGCGAAGCTGCTGCTCGACAAGCGCGGCTGA